The nucleotide sequence GCAGATATTACCGCCGACGGTTGCCATATTGCGAACCTGTGGTCCACCGAGAGAAGATGCGCCTTCAACTAAAGACTTACACACTTTATGACGTTCCAGAAAACGGATCAGTCGGGTAACGGTTACACCCGCGCCAATGGTTATTCGCCCATGGTTGTCTATGGTCAGCAATTGAAGGTCTGCAATGGACTGGATATCCACCAGGTGACGAAACTCCGGCTTACCTTCGCGCAGCCGGATTAATACATCAGTACCGCCTGCAATCAGCCGGGCATCAGGGTGTTCGGCGAGATAAGCGCAGGCTGAATGGATGCTGTCTGCTTTATAATACTGTTCTACCGGAAACATTCAGTTTGCCTCCTGAATCAGATGCGCTTCACTGAAGGCGTTAAACAGCGCTTTAGGCGACATGGGTAAGCGGTTGATGGCCACGTCGGTTGCGTCCAGAATGGCATTGCGAATCGCCGGAGCCACTGACAGCAGCGGTGGTTCCCCTATTGACTTGGCACCATAGGCTGAAGTCGGCTCAGTGGTTTCAACAAAATCACTGCCAATATCCGGCATGTCCGGCATGGTGGCTATTTTGTAATCCAGCAGGTTGTTGTTATAGATGATTCCGGTATCAGGGTTGACCAGCAGTTCTTCGCCCATGGCACCGGACAGCCCCATGGCTATGCCGCCATGAACCTGGCCTTCGGCAAGGATTGGGTTAATGATTCTGCCTGCGTCGTGTACATTGATGATGTTGAGTATTGAGGTCTGGCACAGTTCAATATCGACTTCGACGTCTACAAAGGTGCATCCAAAAGAGCTGGCGTTGGTGGTTGTCTTGCATGAAACATCCGCCGTTAACTGATGTCCCCTTTGCTTGTGGTAATAGGCATCCATTGCCAGTTCTTTCAGGGTCAGAGTCTGGCTTTCGGGGGTTTCTGCAACCACTATACCGTCTCTGAGCGTCAGTTCAGAGACCGGGCAGTTTAACATTTCTGCGGCATAACCAAGGATTTTCTCACGCAGCTCTCTGGCTGCTTCTGAAACGGGTTTGGAAATGACGTAGGTTTGCCGGGAAGCGAATGAACCCGGATCAAAAGGTGTTACATCGGTATCCTGGGCAGACACTACATGGACAGCAGAAAATGGAACCCCCAGATGTTCCGCAGCCATCTGGGCAATTGCGGTATCAGAACCCTGTCCAATCTCTGTAGCACCGACCTGCACAGTAATGCGTCCATCCTGGTTTAACACCATTCGGGCTCCGGCAATCTCGACACCGGCAGGGTAAGTGCCGTTACCATAAGAGAAACAGGCGACACCAAGCCCGCGTCGCTTGTTATAAGAAGGATTATTTGAATGCCTGTAGTCTTCTTTCTTTTTATCCCAACCAATACGTTCCCTGCCTTTTATCAGGCACTCCCTGATGCCACAGCTGGTAATGTGTTTGTCGGTTAATGGGTTCATGTCTCCTTGTTGGGCGACATTGCGCAGACGAAACTCTACGCTGTCCATACCGATGTTGCGGGCTGCCTCTTCCATAATAGATTCTACGGCAAACACAATCTGCGGCGAGCCATAACCCCGCATGGCACCTGCGGCAGGAAGGTTTGAGTAGTGGGTCATCGCCTTATAGCGAACCGCTGCCTTCGGGTAAAGGGGTGGCAGTTTGGAACCCGCCGCTTTGGCAATGGAATGACCGTGGGAGGCGTAAGCACCGGTATTGGAGACTACATCCAGTGTCAGGGCTTTCAAGGTTCCATCACGGTTAACGCCGCACTTTATATCGACGTTGAACGGATGGCGGATTCGGGTACTGAGCATCGACTCTTCCCGGTCCAGATCGATCATCACAGGAATACCACCCAGTTTCCAGGTCAGAAAAGCGACCATAGGCTCAAGCACCACATCCTGCTTGTTACCAAAACCACCGCCGACGGTTGGTTTTACGACCCGTATCCGGCTTATTTCCCAAGACAGTGCCTGAGCGATTATACGACGGCATATATGGGGAATCTGGGTAGAAGAAGTGATGACAATGTGGTCAGTGTCGTCCATGTAAGCCATGGCAATCTGGTTTTCCAGATGACAGTGCTGCACCATCTGGGTTTGAAAGCACCCGCTCACGGTTGTGTCTGCGTGATGCATGGCTTCATCAGGATTGCCGAACTGATATTGATGCTCAGCGACCTTATTGGATGTTTGCTGATGAAGAATCGGTGCCTGTTCAGCCATGGCCTGTTGATGATTCAGCAAAGGTGGGTACTCGTCGTATTTTACCTTAATCAGCCCCAGCGCCTGCTCGGCAATCAGATGGTCTGTCGCCACCACAATGGCGATTTCATCTCCGTGATAGCGGACATAATCGGTCAGCAGTAACCGGTCTTCGACATCCCTGCCTTTTGGGTCAAGGGAGTAAGCATGACCTGCCGTTGCAAACGGTGTTTTAGGAATATCCTCAAACGTAAACACTGCCTCAACGCCCGGCAGCGCTTTAGCGCCAGAGGTGTCAATATTTGTGATCCTGCCGTGGGCAATTTTACTGCGCAGATATCTGGCAACCCGGGTTCCGGGCATAATAAGGTCGCTGGTAAAACGGCTTCTGCCTGTTACCTTGGCGGTAGCATCCAGCCGCTGTTCAGAGTACCCAATGCTCATAATCAGTTCCTGTTCCAGTAGCGAAAACAACGATTCAGGGTTTCTCTCGGAATAAATTCACCGTCGCCTGCCAGCCCTTTGAACACGCCATTGCGTACAATGACTTTTCCCCTGGACAGGGTCATCACCGGGTAACCCTGCAGGATCATACCTTCGTAGGGGCAATAGTCGGAGCGGCTGTGCATCCGGCTCTGGCTCAGGGTGACCTCACAGTCAGGGTCAATAATGACCAGATCAGCGTCAGAACCTTCGGCAATCACCCCTTTGCGCGGATAAAGGCCAAACAGTTGAGCTGGTCTGGTACTGACCAGATCGACGAAATGGTTAATGGACAGCCGGCCTTTCATTACCCCTTCAGAGAACATCAGTGGTATCCGGTTTTCAACACCGGGCATACCATTGGGGCAATATTGAAAACCGTCACGGCCAGCCCGTTTCTGATCCATGGTAAAAGCGCAGTGGTCGGTGGCAATGGTGCTGATGGTGCCGTCCTGTAAACCATTCCATAACTGTTCAAGATGGTCGCTGTCGCGCAGAGGAGGGCTAATGATGTACTTTAAGCCCTGGTCGACAGGGAAGTCGCCGGAGCAGGTTTCATTGTAACGGTTGATATCCAGTTGCAGGTATTGCGGGCAGGTTTCTGCAAAGACTGGCTGCCCGCGCTGGTGTGCCTGACGGATATATTCCAGGCCAATACCATTGGACAGGTGCACGATATAGACAGGGGCATCGCCAGCCAGAACCGCCAGATTAATCATACGACCAACGGCTTCTGCCTCGCACTCCGGAGGCCGGCTGAGCGCATGATAGATAGGATCTTTTAAACCGCTTTCGAGCATTCTGTTTTTCAGGAAGCGAATGGCTCCGTCGTTTTCAGGATGCACACAGGTGAGGGCGTTTAACTGGTTTAACCGGGACAGGGCTGCCAGTACTTCTGTGTCGTCTAACTTAAAGCCGTATGTCAGGTAAAGTTTAAAGCTGGAGATGCCTTCATCCAGCACCATGGATTCCATTTCATCCAGAATGCTGTCGTCAATGTGCTGGATTGTGCCGTGAAAACTGTAATCAATCACCGCACTGTCGCGGGCGAACTCATGGTAGCGTGCAAGCTGATGATGCAGAGAACAGCCTTTCGGGCCAAAGCCCATATGGTCAATGATGGTGGTTGTTCCTCCGCAGGCTGCGGATACGGTGCCGCTGTAAAAATCGTCACAGCTTTGGGCAATGCCTACATCAATATTGAAATGCGTGTGGACATCAACGCCACCGGGAATGAGGTATTTGCCACTGGCATCGATGACTTCCAGAGGCGTGGTAGCGGACTGTTCAGCTTCCGCACGAGAGATAACGGGTGCAATCCGTTCAATAATGCCGTTTTGAATGAAGATATCGGCCTGTTCACTGGCATCGGCGTTAACCAGTGTGGCATTTTTTATAAGAACGGACATGATCTCTACCCTGTCTGGTTACCTTACCGGTAACCACTGGTGAGTGATGGTTACGGGTAAGGCAACCAGAACTCCTGAGGAGTTCCGGTTGCTGTGTGGTTTACGAGTTGTTAAGTGTCTTTTCTTTATTCTCTGCTATGCTCAAACTCCCTACAACGAATAAGAAAGGTACGCATTATGAGCCTTGAGGCTAGAGTCTTGGCGCTGGAAGAAAACCGTGTTCACTGGGATCAGGTTCTCACTGGAATTGAAGGCACTGTTGCACTGATTCTGAAGGAGCAATTTGATCTGAAAAAAGAGATTCAAGATCAAAAAAGGGAGCTTCAGGATCAAAAAAGGGAGAACAACAAACGCTTCAACACAATCGAAGAACTCCTGATCCAGATCGTTAACAATCTCGCCAGCAAGTAACACGCCACCTGACAACTCGTTCTACCCGACTGCTCCCGGCAGCGGGTGAACTCTGGGTTTAACGGATTACTTCTTCAGGTTATGCAGGTACATGCCCGGAATCACAGCGTACATCGCCGCACATTTCACCAGATGGTCTTTCCAGGTTTTCTCATTAGGCGCATGAGCTTCAGGCTCTTTACCCGGACCAAAACCAATCACCGGAATGTTGTAACGACCCATGATGGACACGCCGTTGGTTGAGAAAGTCCATTTATCAACCAGTGGCTTCTCATCAAACAACAGCTCATAGCAGGCTTCAGTCGTTTTTGTCACCAGATGATCTTCGTCGATCACCCAGGCAGGGAAATAGCATTCGGTTTCATACACCAGACCGGTATAGGCTGGACGGTCATAGTTGTACATACTGACTTCAGCTTTGGCTTCCTTAACCGCAGGCAGAGCGCGAATTTCTTCCAGCGCGCCTTCCCAGGTTTCACCCCAGGTCAGACGACGGTCAATGGAGATAGCACAGCCATCAGCTACTGCACAACGGCTTGGGGAGGAGAAGAAGATTTCAGAAACCGTCAGGGTACCTTTGCCCAGGAACTCATCATCGCCCAGACGGGTTGAAAGCTCCTTGATTTCATTCAGGATTGGGCCCATCTTGAAAATGGCATTATCACCACGCTCAGGCGCTGAACCGTGGCAACTTATGCCGCTGACTTCCACACGGATTTCCATACGGCCGCGCTGACCACGGTAGATATTGCAGTCGGTAGGCTCGGTACTCACCACAAACTCTGGCTTCAGGCCGGACTCATTGATAATGTACTGCCAGCACAGACCGTCACAGTCTTCTTCCTGAACGGTACCGGTGACGACCAGAGTGTAATCGTCTTCCAGACCCAGATCCTTTATGATTTTGCCCGCATACACCATGGACGCCATGCCGCCTTCCTGATCGGATGCGCCACGACCACCAATGGTCTCTTCGTCTTCATAGCCTTTGTAAGGGTCAAAGGTCCAGTTGTCCATATTGCCCACACCAACGGTATCAATGTGAGCATCCATGGCAATCACATGCTTACCATGGCCAATGGTACCGAGAACGTTGCCCTGTGGGTCAATTTCAACTTTGTCGAAACCCACTTTTTCCATCTCTTCCTTGATGCGCAGTACGACTTTTTCTTCGTCACAGGACTCGCTGGGAATGGCAATCATATCCCGCAGGAAGCGGGTCATTTCAGGCTTGTACTCTTCAGCCTTTTTCAGAACGTCAGCAAAAGGGAGCTTCAGATCGGTTGTCATTGTTGTATTCCTTAATCGTTCTATTGATAGATTCAGCGGTGTTTAAACAGCGTATTTGCCTTCCCAGACCACATTCCGGTAATTCACCTGATCGGTGTCGCCTTCCGTGTTGAACAGCAATACGACAGAATTTTTATCGAGCTTTAACGATTCCATGATGCGCCCGGCATCCGGATGTTTTGCAATGGCATAAAGCAGGCCGATACCAATGGCGCCGGACTCTCCGGATATAACCACGTCATCTCCCTGCAATGGGTTACCCAGGATACGCATACCCAGTGCAGCAACCTTGTCTTCTACGGACAGGAAATGGCGGCTGCAGTTTTTGAGAATTTCCCAGCCCAGTGGGTTGGGTTCACCACAGGCAAGTCCAGCCATAATCGTGGCCAGGTCTCCGGTCACATTGACGGCAGCACCGTCAGGGGTGCAGCCAGACTGGTAAATGCAGTCAGCTTTATCGGGTTCTGCCACAATGCCGGTAAAGGTGTCGGCACCGTAACGATTGGCGAGATAGCCCATTGCGCCACCGGCCAGCGCACCAACGCCTGCCTGAAGAACAGTATGAGTTGGCTGGGGAATACCCATAGCTTTCAGCTGGTCGCAGGCTTCCGATGCCATGGTCATATAACCCTGCATAATCCAGGTCGGGATTTCGGTGTAGCCTTCCCAGGCTGTGTCCTGAACCATCAGCCAGCCATTTTCGTCGGCATTTTTGCAGGCCAGACGTACAGCGTCGTCATAGTTCAGGTCGGTGACAATGCATTCGGCTCCCAGCCTGAGGATATTATCGACACGCTCCTTTGCTGCGCCCTTTGGCATATAAACGACAGCTTTCTGTCCCAGCTGCTGCGCAGCCCAGGCAATACCACGACCATGGTTGCCATCGGTAGCGGTTGCAAAGGTGATGGGTTCCTGGTCTTTTAAGCTGTCGAAACTGAATTCGTCCAGAGAGATACCCAGCTTCTGGCAGACACACTGGGCAATGGCATAGGAACCGCCAAGCACTTTGAAAGCATTCAGGTCAAATCGGTAGGACTCGTCCTTGACGAGAATTTTGCCTATGCCCAGCTCGTTTGCCAGACGGTCAAGGGAGACCAGCGGGGTGGGCTTGTAAGCATCGATCTGTTGATGAAATTCGAGAACGGTTCTGGCGATCTCTGTGCTGAACAAAGAAGACGATCGTCCTGTAAAAAACGGGTTGTCTTTTTGTTGCAGTGACAATGAAAATGTTGACACTTTTTACTCCTGAGCTTTTTAATCCTGAACTTTTTAATCTTGAACTTTTTAATCCTGACCTCTGTACTCCTGAAAGAATGCTGACGGGTAGACGATAGTGTTTCCTAAGTTTCCCCCAGACACTGGAAACAACGTCTGGAGGCGTTCATGTAAAGATCAGCCATCTACACGACGCTTGCCTTTTTCCATGAGTTTTTCCAGCACCACGTCAGGGTTGCCAAATTTACGGTTGAGGATCATGGAAGCAATGATAAATGGCTTCCAGCCAGCTTCCTTGTAAGTGTCAACCAGGTACTTGTTAAAGACGCCTTCAGTCACTTCTCCTTCTTCGCAGGATACGCCGGTGATGTCAGCAGGCAGACAGTGCATGTACAGGGCTTCACCATCTTTGGTGCGCTTCATCATCTCTTCGGTGCAGTGCCAGTCTTTATGCTGGGCATTCTGTTCAAGACACTCTTTTTCCAGAGCCTTCAGGCCTTCTTGGTCATTGGCTTTCAGCAGCTCAGTGCGCTTGCCCATTACGTGATAAGGCGCCCAGGATTTTGGATAAACGATGTCAGCGCCTTCAAAGGCTTCTTCCATGGAGGCGACCTGTTTGAAGCTGCCGCCACTTTCTTCCGCCTGTTTGGCGGCGGTTTCAACCACTTCCGGAATCAGTTCATAGCCTTCAGGGTGAGCCAGTGTGACGTCCATGCCGAAACGGGTCATCAGGCCGATAATGCCCTGAGGTACAGACAGAGGCTTGCCGTAGCTTGGGGAATAAGCCCAGGTCATGGCGATTTTCTTACCCTTGAGGTTTTCCAGAGAGCCAAAGTGTTCTTTCAGCCAGGCGAGGTCAGACATGCTCTGGGTAGGATGGTCAACGTCGCACTGCAGGTTAACGACACCCGGACGCTGAGCCAGTACATCTTCTTCTTTACCAAAATCCAGGGCTTCACCCACTTCGCGCATATACTGGTTGCCATAGCCCAGGTACATATCGTCACGAATACCGATGACGTCTGCACAGAAAGAGATCATGTTGGCGGTTTCCCGAACGGTTTCGCCGTGAGCAATCTGAGACTTGCCTTCGTCCAGGTCCTGTACGGCGAGACCCAGCATGTTGCAGGCGGAAGCAAATGAGAAACGGGTACGGGTAGAGTTGTCACGGAACAGTGAAACACCCAGACCACTGTCGAATACTTTGGTGGAGATGTTCTCATTCCGCAGTTCGCGCAGGGCTTCTGCAACCGTTAATACCTGTTTCAGCTCATCGGTAGATTGTTCCCACGTCAGCAGGAAATCCTTGTTGTGCAGTTCAGAGTCAAGATTTTTAATTTCTTCAATAAGATCCTGATAAGTTGCCATGGAATGATCCTTTGATGTTTGTAGAACAATAAATCGTTCTTTTGCGGTGTAAAAACAGCAGTCTGAAGCCTGGAGATTTAGCCATCTGCAGTTTGATTTGCTGGTAATGAGAGACTGATAGACTCTGTGTTACTCTGATTTTCTATATAACAAGATGTGTGCCAATGTGTTCTTGTTGTGTTGTTACATGATTGGTTTTTAAAAAAAAGATATATAAAACAACAAGTTAAATATTTCATTTTTGAGATGTGCTTTTTGCTGAGATGAATAATCACCCATGGTATTTTAATTAAAAGAAGTTGTTCGATCAGTTTGATAATAAAAATATTTTCAGAATCAAAATGAAAAAATGACAATGGACGTATAACGTGCTGAAGCTTTGATGGTGTAGCCTTGATTATTTATGACCTGAATCAAATAATAAAAAGCCATCATTGATTATCGTGTTTACTGAGATCGCCTTAATAAAAACAGTATCTGTCTAATAAGTTGAATACTCGTGCTGCATCAATTAGCAGCTACTATAAAAACGGTTGCATAAGCACATATTTTTACGCGTTCAATGATGGTGAGTGCGTAATGAATAAGCTTTTGTAATACGGAGGTAATATGGAACTGTACTATAAGCTCGATGATCGCCCTCCTCTTGTAAAAAGCTTTATTCTGGGTTTTCAGCATCTTCTGTCTGCACTGCCGGGGATCATTGGCGCACCACTGGTGGTTGCCTCGGCTCTGGGGTTTTCTATACAGGAAACGGTGATCCTGGTGAATGCTTCGATGCTGATGTCCGGTATTGGCAGTATGATTCAGGGGCTGGGTTTTGCTCCGCTTAAGCTGGGGGCAAAGCTTCCTGTTATTCAGGGTACCAGTTTTGCTTTTGTAGGCGTGTCGATCACTATCGGGTTTCAATACGGTTTCGCGGCGGTGGTTGGAGCCACGATTGTCGGAGGATTATTTGAGGTCTTCCTGAGTTTCTATATTCATCGTATACGAAAGTTTTTCCCGCCTGTGGTGACCGGAACAGTTGTCTGTCTGATCGGTATGACGATCTTTCCTGTAGCGGTGGATTGGCTGGCAGGAGGAAAGGGCGCTGAAGACTATGGTAGCCTGATGTATCTGGGTGTTGGTGGGGTGGTGTTTTTACTGGTTGTCTTTTTTAACCAGTGGTTCAAAGGGTTTATCTCTTCAGCCTCCATCCTGATTGGCCTGATTTTTGGTTACCTTCTCTGGTTTGCCCTCGGTCTGCTGGATCTGAGCCCGGTGACCGAGGCCGCTGTGGTCGCTATTCCCAACCCACTTCATTTTGGTATTGAGTTTCATACGGGTGCCATTATTGCCATATGTGTTGTGTACACCGTATCCATGGTGGAGTCAGTCGGTGACTATCTTGCCCTGTCTAACTATTGTGACACCGAGCTGGACAGTAAACGCTTAAGTGCCGGCATTCGCTGTGAAGGTTTAAACAGTGCGCTGGCTGGTGTGTTCAACTCCATGGCAACCACTTCGTTCAGTCAGAATATTGGTGTTGTGGGTATTACTGGTGTGGCGAGCCGTTATGTTGTGGTGTTCTCCGGAGGCATTTTGATTGCTGCCGGACTCCTGCCAAAGTTTGGTGCCCTGATTGTCAGTGTGCCTGAGCCGGTGATTGGCGGAGCAGGCGTGATAATGTTCGGTATGATTCTCGCCGGAGGCATTGGCATCCTGAAAAAAATTGACTTCTCCCGCCGTAACACCATGGTACTTGCCCTGGGTATTGCTGCCGGTCTGACAGTGACCTACCGGCCTGAAATCGTTAATGAACTGCCGGACCTGGTGAGAATGGTGTGTGGTAATGGTGTCGCTCTTGGCGCGATTGTAACCGTCATTGCCAATCTGGTTTTACCAGAAAGCAAGACTGTAAAAGAAGCACTGAATGCTGTTTCTGAGAGCTAATAGCGCAAATCCAGAGCTACCAGGTTCGCTCTGAAGCAGTGCAGTGACCATGTCTTCCATAATACACTGCACTGTCTTCTTATTGGGGACGGGTACATTTTTTCTGAATGACTAAGTGATTAATTGTGGCCTCCCTTGAAGGAGGGGAGGCTACCCAATATATGGCGTTCTGCGTTGTTACCCGGTTCGATATTAAGCATGGGAGCCCCTTGTTCATGATGGTTTCAATGTCTGAAATTGGCCCATGCACGACCAAAGCGTCGTACCATTAATCGAAAACCTGACAGCGATTCGTCAAGGTTAGCCGATAAGTCCCGGCTGGGCTCTTGGATAGGCTCTTGGGCGCGCTCTTCTTCTGCCAGCTGAGTGGGTGTAACCGTGTTAATCCGCATTGGTTGCCAATGGATAAAACGATAGCTGGCGATTTGATCATCGGGGTTGGTGATACTTCTCAACTGCAGGTCTTCCAAATTAATCGTGGTGCCACTGGTGGAGTAGTAGTCAAACATGAAGCTGATTGCTACCCTTTGTGGCGATATTCTCTGCGCTCGCGTAAATCTGTAAATCCAGATGTACTCTGGAAAACTCTTGTCCAGAGTATTCCCAATATTAAAGGCGTTATATGTTACTGAATCCGGTACTGTTATAGCTTCACCGTCTGTCGAGTCAAACTCAACCTGAACAATAAAGTGTTGAGGTGGAAGCCAGGTTGAGCTGCCATCATCCGCATCCTCCCTTAAGAAGGGAGCCTTTGGTAAGGATGGGTCATGGTACGATAAACGCCCCTCATTCATTGCCTGAGTATAACGGTTTGACACTCTGGCGTTTGTAGTGATGTGCAGCTGACTTTCAACCTGTTGGTCAATATTGTAAAACTGGGGGGAGGGGGGTATAAAGGCATTTTGTTCTGATAGAGTCAGAGGGGCTGGTTGGTTGCCAACAGGCTTCCCGAATGCAATAAGAATACTATCCTCGTGCAGGAAGGGCTGGCCAGATGAACAGTCTGAGGACGTTGCTTCGGAAGAGCATTCCTGGGACGAGTCAGCCTGATAGACGATTATTGGAATGACGGTCTTCCCCTTATTGTCTAAATAAGGCAGCTGAGGGAGCCAGCCACTGATCATTCCTCTGGCTTGTAGTTGATATGCAGTTCTGCTGACCTCATCCATATCAGACATTGGGTTAAAATTTTGTTCATTTATATGATAAGAGAGATGCATCTTTTCATTGTGTTGTTCAGGTTCGGGGCTCACGGCCCGCTGAAATTCAGGGTGTCGAAGAGTGGAACTGATTATCCGGAAGGCGGGTAAAAGATTTTGGGTTAGCTCCAGACTGCCTGCTGATCTGTCAGTTTGTTGAGATAAACTTGGTCCGCCTGAAATCCTGTATATAAGCGGTATTTCTGTGCCATCTGGTTCAATGGTTGTATGCTCGACTTGAAAGCCTAAGCGTAGTAATAGCTCTTCGTTGAGATAGACTGTCTGATTATTAATTTTGACCTGACTTTGGAAGTAAAAGGATATATCTGTGTTCGAAAGGTCGGTAATTTTGTAAATAACAGCAGAAAGGTTAAAAGATAAAAGACTGAGTACTAATGAACACGTTATAGCAAAGCGTTTTTTGTTTGCCTGTTTG is from Endozoicomonas gorgoniicola and encodes:
- a CDS encoding uracil-xanthine permease family protein, which encodes MELYYKLDDRPPLVKSFILGFQHLLSALPGIIGAPLVVASALGFSIQETVILVNASMLMSGIGSMIQGLGFAPLKLGAKLPVIQGTSFAFVGVSITIGFQYGFAAVVGATIVGGLFEVFLSFYIHRIRKFFPPVVTGTVVCLIGMTIFPVAVDWLAGGKGAEDYGSLMYLGVGGVVFLLVVFFNQWFKGFISSASILIGLIFGYLLWFALGLLDLSPVTEAAVVAIPNPLHFGIEFHTGAIIAICVVYTVSMVESVGDYLALSNYCDTELDSKRLSAGIRCEGLNSALAGVFNSMATTSFSQNIGVVGITGVASRYVVVFSGGILIAAGLLPKFGALIVSVPEPVIGGAGVIMFGMILAGGIGILKKIDFSRRNTMVLALGIAAGLTVTYRPEIVNELPDLVRMVCGNGVALGAIVTVIANLVLPESKTVKEALNAVSES
- the dpaL gene encoding diaminopropionate ammonia-lyase is translated as MSTFSLSLQQKDNPFFTGRSSSLFSTEIARTVLEFHQQIDAYKPTPLVSLDRLANELGIGKILVKDESYRFDLNAFKVLGGSYAIAQCVCQKLGISLDEFSFDSLKDQEPITFATATDGNHGRGIAWAAQQLGQKAVVYMPKGAAKERVDNILRLGAECIVTDLNYDDAVRLACKNADENGWLMVQDTAWEGYTEIPTWIMQGYMTMASEACDQLKAMGIPQPTHTVLQAGVGALAGGAMGYLANRYGADTFTGIVAEPDKADCIYQSGCTPDGAAVNVTGDLATIMAGLACGEPNPLGWEILKNCSRHFLSVEDKVAALGMRILGNPLQGDDVVISGESGAIGIGLLYAIAKHPDAGRIMESLKLDKNSVVLLFNTEGDTDQVNYRNVVWEGKYAV
- the ygeW gene encoding knotted carbamoyltransferase YgeW; this encodes MATYQDLIEEIKNLDSELHNKDFLLTWEQSTDELKQVLTVAEALRELRNENISTKVFDSGLGVSLFRDNSTRTRFSFASACNMLGLAVQDLDEGKSQIAHGETVRETANMISFCADVIGIRDDMYLGYGNQYMREVGEALDFGKEEDVLAQRPGVVNLQCDVDHPTQSMSDLAWLKEHFGSLENLKGKKIAMTWAYSPSYGKPLSVPQGIIGLMTRFGMDVTLAHPEGYELIPEVVETAAKQAEESGGSFKQVASMEEAFEGADIVYPKSWAPYHVMGKRTELLKANDQEGLKALEKECLEQNAQHKDWHCTEEMMKRTKDGEALYMHCLPADITGVSCEEGEVTEGVFNKYLVDTYKEAGWKPFIIASMILNRKFGNPDVVLEKLMEKGKRRVDG
- the xdhA gene encoding xanthine dehydrogenase subunit XdhA, which encodes MSIGYSEQRLDATAKVTGRSRFTSDLIMPGTRVARYLRSKIAHGRITNIDTSGAKALPGVEAVFTFEDIPKTPFATAGHAYSLDPKGRDVEDRLLLTDYVRYHGDEIAIVVATDHLIAEQALGLIKVKYDEYPPLLNHQQAMAEQAPILHQQTSNKVAEHQYQFGNPDEAMHHADTTVSGCFQTQMVQHCHLENQIAMAYMDDTDHIVITSSTQIPHICRRIIAQALSWEISRIRVVKPTVGGGFGNKQDVVLEPMVAFLTWKLGGIPVMIDLDREESMLSTRIRHPFNVDIKCGVNRDGTLKALTLDVVSNTGAYASHGHSIAKAAGSKLPPLYPKAAVRYKAMTHYSNLPAAGAMRGYGSPQIVFAVESIMEEAARNIGMDSVEFRLRNVAQQGDMNPLTDKHITSCGIRECLIKGRERIGWDKKKEDYRHSNNPSYNKRRGLGVACFSYGNGTYPAGVEIAGARMVLNQDGRITVQVGATEIGQGSDTAIAQMAAEHLGVPFSAVHVVSAQDTDVTPFDPGSFASRQTYVISKPVSEAARELREKILGYAAEMLNCPVSELTLRDGIVVAETPESQTLTLKELAMDAYYHKQRGHQLTADVSCKTTTNASSFGCTFVDVEVDIELCQTSILNIINVHDAGRIINPILAEGQVHGGIAMGLSGAMGEELLVNPDTGIIYNNNLLDYKIATMPDMPDIGSDFVETTEPTSAYGAKSIGEPPLLSVAPAIRNAILDATDVAINRLPMSPKALFNAFSEAHLIQEAN
- a CDS encoding YgeY family selenium metabolism-linked hydrolase produces the protein MTTDLKLPFADVLKKAEEYKPEMTRFLRDMIAIPSESCDEEKVVLRIKEEMEKVGFDKVEIDPQGNVLGTIGHGKHVIAMDAHIDTVGVGNMDNWTFDPYKGYEDEETIGGRGASDQEGGMASMVYAGKIIKDLGLEDDYTLVVTGTVQEEDCDGLCWQYIINESGLKPEFVVSTEPTDCNIYRGQRGRMEIRVEVSGISCHGSAPERGDNAIFKMGPILNEIKELSTRLGDDEFLGKGTLTVSEIFFSSPSRCAVADGCAISIDRRLTWGETWEGALEEIRALPAVKEAKAEVSMYNYDRPAYTGLVYETECYFPAWVIDEDHLVTKTTEACYELLFDEKPLVDKWTFSTNGVSIMGRYNIPVIGFGPGKEPEAHAPNEKTWKDHLVKCAAMYAVIPGMYLHNLKK
- the hydA gene encoding dihydropyrimidinase, which gives rise to MSVLIKNATLVNADASEQADIFIQNGIIERIAPVISRAEAEQSATTPLEVIDASGKYLIPGGVDVHTHFNIDVGIAQSCDDFYSGTVSAACGGTTTIIDHMGFGPKGCSLHHQLARYHEFARDSAVIDYSFHGTIQHIDDSILDEMESMVLDEGISSFKLYLTYGFKLDDTEVLAALSRLNQLNALTCVHPENDGAIRFLKNRMLESGLKDPIYHALSRPPECEAEAVGRMINLAVLAGDAPVYIVHLSNGIGLEYIRQAHQRGQPVFAETCPQYLQLDINRYNETCSGDFPVDQGLKYIISPPLRDSDHLEQLWNGLQDGTISTIATDHCAFTMDQKRAGRDGFQYCPNGMPGVENRIPLMFSEGVMKGRLSINHFVDLVSTRPAQLFGLYPRKGVIAEGSDADLVIIDPDCEVTLSQSRMHSRSDYCPYEGMILQGYPVMTLSRGKVIVRNGVFKGLAGDGEFIPRETLNRCFRYWNRN